TCTAGTAGGCCTAGAAAAACCGCCACATGAGTGCTTAGGCCCAATGTGCCGACAGCTGGGCCGAGGGGACAGAGGGAGATGCAAactggtgactttttttttttctggctttctccagcttcatttgaCCCAAGAAATAGCAAATGGAGAGAAAACACATTTGCTCAGAATCCACAAGCGGGTATTAATACACATACCTAGCCCAGCCGAATTCCGGGGTAATTTTGCTTAATAAACAAGTGGTATTTGTTGGGCCCTGAAGAGGGGGAGGAAATACACGCCCCATTCTGAAATAGGTTTCCAACCCGACGCTCAGATCATTACCTTGCATAGCAATGAGCTCACACCAATCCAGCTTTGGAAGAGGAACGTCATGTTTCATTGTGGTCTTGTGTTTAAATAGAGCGAGACACTTCACTAGGCTCGTCATTGATTTCTTTTGACCTATTCCAGCCTGTGACCCATAGAACAACCTACGTGCAGGCCTTCAGACACGAAATAAGGATGTGAGAGCATTTTTAAGGCCTTTAGGTAAAATAATTACATGTTAGGTGCTCAGTAAAGTTTGTGCTCGATAATGAGATGGACTTAAGCTTCTTACCGAAGGGATAAATCCACCTTCCAGGTAACTGGGGAACTTAGAACAAAtgatttggggagtggggagccatgggaggaTAGGGCAAATTTGAATGGGCTGAGTGGGACCCCAGAGTTAGGGGGTAGCCTTAAGTTTGGAAACCCTTGGTTAAGGCAAAGTTTACTTACGTCCTATGTAACTCATGCCTTAGAGCTAGGCAAGGCCTGAATTATCCAGCATTCCGCCAAGGAGAATGTGAAGAATGTACTTTTACATctgtgtggttttattttttaaagtgggggaggggagcaaggaGTAGGTCCCTGAATAGTATAGCTCTTCTAAAGCCAGTAAACTGGCAGAACTTGATTTTCACAGGATCCTGGAAATGAGACGGTCTGCAGAAATAGCCACTGGTATCTTAAGGAAaggagtggagtcaggaaaactcttcttcttgagttcaaatccagcctcagacacttgctagatgtgtgaccctgggcaagtcacttcaccctgcttgcctcagtgtcctcatctgtaaaatgggctggagaaggaaatggaaaagcactctaatactatctttgccaagaaaaccacaaacgtTAGGGCCTTTAAACCCACAAGGAGCCAGACACACCTGAACAACAGTAGTCTTAAGTAAGGAAATACCTGGATAGCTTACATCTCTGTCCCACGGCCCAGACAAATATCAACTCAAAACAAATGCTCTTGTATAGGTCACAGTGGTGCCGTACCTTAGAATCCGTTTGGTGTCTTTGGTTTAGATGTCAGAGCTTAGTGATAGGTCTGTGCTAGAGGAGTTTTGGGCCAGGGAGTCTAGCACCCCAGCGGGGGAAGCGGAAGCCCACAGGGGTTGGGGACTCATAGGGTCACGTAGTTACAAGTGTCTGGGTATGGGGACGAAGGTCCTGCTGACCAGTGCTCCTCTTGGTGATATTGAGGTAATCCCTTTTCCAAATGGGATTTccctggaggggaggaggaggagggcaggatGGACTTTTCACTCGTACAGGCATAGGGGGGCTGAGGTACCAGAAGGTTAGACAAAGGCTCATGTGCTTTGGCCCATGGTGAGCTCGGCCATCATGCCACCATCTGCCCCGTTCGCCCTTGCAGTCAGGTCTGCTTTTGTTGGCACCAGCTTCCTTCCCTTGTTCCTCTCCCGCTCTGCTGAAATATTTCAAGCCTTAGCCTGGGGTCTACCAACATGGTCTTTACTACACTCACTCCGGTAACTTTGGTTGTCATGTCGGTCCTGGGGGATACTTGTCATCTGGGATTTCTTGGGCATTTAGCTAACCACCTTGTCCCTGAGTGAGCAAATGTCTTCCCCTGAAAAATTCAGAAACCCCTAAACAGGCACTCTTTTATTGGTGATTCCTTCCTTTATGCTactcctttcctcatttctttatcTTCCCCAAGGGAATGAAAGCTTCTGGCTAACTGAAAATCTCGGAGTTGCCAAAGCGTGGAGACATCGAGGATAAGGCACAATGTCATCAGCAGGAGTTGCTGCTCAGGAAATCAGAGTCCCATTAAAAACTGGATTTCTGCGGAATGGCCAAGCCATGGGAAGCCTGAAGACCTGCTGGGGAAGCCGCAAAGGGTTTGAGAAGTAAGTAAGTGGGGACAGAGCCTCCTCCTAACCTGCCTTGTCCCTGCAAGGCCTGCCAGGTCCCAGCTCCACCTTGGCATTGTTTTGTTTAAAGGAGACATGAGTGCCCTGATTGCTTTTTTGTGACTAATTGAGACGTTTTTCTTTTTAGCAACTTTTTGAATATTGACCCAATAACCATGGCCTACAACCTGAATTCCACCACCCAGCAGCACCTGACAACCTTTGGTATGTATCTCTCGGAAGTTGTAGTCAAGCGGAATTAAGCATTTGGGGGTGAAGCTTGGGGTGAAGAAGTGTTTTGTCCTGTGGTATCAtgtaaaaagaaatgaggaacagtCTGCAGCATTTGAAACAGTCGCCTGACCTCTAGTGGCAACAGCTGGGTGGAAACGGagatggcttttcttttttaaagaaaagaaaaacatttattacatgatCATTGTGTGTCAAATACTTTACCGAGCACCaggggaaagaaattaaaagtcaagaCCATCCTTGATCTCCGGGAGCTCACATTCCACTTAAGGGGACCCAGCACCTTTAGGCGGCTTCACGGTGCTGCAGCCACCAGTTTTATTAACCTGAGTCTGAAGCATGGGCTATTAGAGTCAGGAATTCAGTTCTTATCCCAGCGATGATGCTGACTTCCCTGAACGagtttcctcccctttcccatgGGGAAGGTGCTGGCCCACACGGCTGTGTCTGAGAGCTGCAGATGGAGGCAGGGTTTTAGTCTATTCTGTTAGTAAGAGATGGGCATAGAATGCACTCAGTGCGGACGTCCCGGGCTGCAGATTCTGTCGAGAGCTGCTGATGGGGCTGGGCCCAGGAATCCCCTGTTGCAATCCCAAGTCCTCTCCTCATCTGCCCCCTGCCCAGTGCCTTGTGCCGTCACCCTCCAGAAATGGCGAGCCTGGTGCCGTGTGGCATTCATGTAAATTATAGGCTGCTCACCTTCTGCGAATTGTGCCTGGGATGTGTGGGTGTGCACTGTGCTCGCATCCAGCAGTAGATAGAGAagataatttgttctttgaaccaGTTCATGCACATGAACAATCTTCTGTTCTCTAATTACACCCGTCGTTGACTGAGTGTTCTCAGGGTTACACCAGGAAAGTATTTCACTAATAGAGGTGTTTGGTTAGGCGGAGAGCTGCCCAAGGTGTAGATAGCTGAGGCTGCACCACACACAGTGGGAAAACGAGATCTTGTATTAACGTCTCCTGTTTATTCTAGGGCACATTTCAAAACCTGTCCCAGTGAATGGCCACTGCTTCGCCGAAAACTGTTTCCGGACTCCATCTCAGATGAAGTCTGCCTTGCCGCCTCTCATTCTATCCCCCAGTGAACACTTTGGAAAGAGTGAAGAGGACCATGTTGTTTGTGGTGTTAAGAAACTCTCTGTGAATGGGGTCTGTGCTGCTTCGAGGAGTCCCCCACTCACACCTGTAAAAAACGGGCCTTCTTTGTTTTCCTCGGTGACTCCTGGTGAGCGGGGTTCCAGGCCCCTACCACCCCTGCCTATCTCGGAGGACTTTTCTCGAGATGACACAGACTGCGAGGTGGAATTTATAACAAGTTCAGACACAGACTTCCTCTTAGAAGACTGTTCACTTTCTGTCTTTAAATACGGGGTTCCAGGCAGACGAAGCTTCCGTGGGTGCGGGCAGATCAATTATGCATATTTTGACACCCCAGCTGTAGAAGATGGGAGGCCAACATCTGACCAACGTGAAAACGTACAAAACTCAACTCCTGTCCTTCAGCAGTCCCACCGGAAACTACGAAGGTCCCACTCAGGACCAGCTGGGTCCTTTAACAAGCCAGCCTCAAGGCTGTCCAGCCACTTACATCGAGCGTCTCCTAATTCAGATGAAGACAAACCAGAAGTCCCCCCCAGGGTTCCCATACCTCCCAGGCCAGTGAAGCCAGACTACAGAAGGTGGTCAGCAGAAGTTACTTCTAGCACCTATAGTGATGAAGACAGGCCTCCCAAAGTGCCTCCGAGAGAACCTTTATCACGGAGTAACTCCCGCACACCAAGTCCCAAAAGCCTTCCGACTTACCTCAATGGGGTCATGCCCCCCACTCAGAGCTTTGCCCCTGATCCCAAATACGTCAGCAGCAAAGCATTGCAAAGACAGAACAGTGAAGGATCTGCTAGCAAGGGTCCTTGTATTCTGCCCATcattgaaaatggaaagaaagtgaGTTCAACGCATTATTACCTACTACCTGAGAGGCCGCCGTATCTGGACAAATATGAGAAATTCTTTAGGGAATCAGAAGAAACCAGTGCTGCGAGTGCCCCCGTTCAGCCGCCGTCCAGCGACTGCCGGACGGCTGCAGTGACCGAAAAGCTGGACTCCAAAGCTAAAGTGGACCTTGAGGGCCAGGGGAAGCGCAAGCATCTATCCTATGTGGTTTCTCCCTAAACTCTGGGAATATCATTCAGCAACAGCACAGAGCGGGCCAAATGAGCTCTCTGTGGCATCCTTAGTTGTGGTGAGGTCGCCGAAGGTCTCACGACAAAGTAAACAGCTGAAGAGAAAGCGGTAAATCAACTGTAAGGTGTTGTTATGAGTATCCCTCagttttcttttggagaaaaGTCTTTTCTATTCAAGTCTATATAATTTAAAGATGtgatgttggggggaggggaaacatatatatatatatatatctatatatatctatataggaACTTGTGGTATAACCATAGTTACAGGTTAACCAGTTAGTTACCATCTTagagtaatatatatatatattcagagtaataaaaaaaaaattcaagctggAGAAATGAGACTGTGCTGCCAGACTGAAAACTGAGCAAGCAAAAGGACAGTATTGTTTCCTTCAGAACCACAGAAGGTTCTGTTTTAGTGGGATTGGGGGcttttgatttccttcttttcttttctttttttttttttttttttttgagtttgacTTTTTCACAAAAACCTGGGCCTACATTAGCAAGGAGCACAGGCTGGGATGTGCTAgcccatttaaaaaatcattgcagAGTCTGATTGGCTTCTTCTAAAAGCTCATTTGGGAAACATGAGGCCACCTTTATATATCTGAcacttggaaaaaatgaaaagaaagcaaagcGAGTAGGTAACAGTCACAtagaatgagactttttttttttccttcatggtgCCTTCTAAGTTCTTTTTATCCACTAAAACAGCACATTACAAAAAATTGCCAATTTCTCTTCCCCTAGGCAGAAGGATGCATTAGCCTCTCCCTGATGGAAAGGCACCAAGGTGTTGACACTGTCAATTAATAACCAATAATGAAACAGTGACTTAAGATCTGGAATCTCTTCTCATTTATGGGTAGgcgggtttttgtttttgttttttgttttttaaacttcaaaCTGTATTAATAACCGGAAATACAACACAAGCTGGCCTTGTGTTGCTGGTTTCTATTCAGTATTTTCTGGAGgtggttttgcttttttaagtGACACACTTCCACTGACCAACAGCACAAATCGTCTTAACACAAGAGGTCATCTTGTCCTCTTTTCCATCCTTGGCAGTAAAATCCTGAGCAAAAGATCTGATTCACTGCTTCCAAGTCTGCCCCCGTTGCTTGTGTTCACCTTACTCCCATGCTTTCAGTGTATTTATCCTCTCTGGAGAAGCACAGAAGGAAAGGTGCTCACGATGTTGTCCTACCAGTAAAAACAAGCTGTTTACAGTTTAAACTGCTGAATGATATTATTTGAGCTATTTATAGCTTATTATATTTTAGTACAGATTAAATGAAGGTGAAAACATGATAGAAAATGCACTGATTTCTGCATCATGTGTACAGTATTGGACAAAGGACTTTATTCATTTGTTGCATTATTTTGAATAATatgtcttttcattttaataaagtTATAATACTTATTTATGACACCATTCATCATGTTTCTTGCTTCCAAGTTATCTGAACTTTCTCATGTAAATTTTGATCTATTTTTACATCCATGGGGTGACACTTGGAATGTATTCCCTTCTCAGAGAGCTATAACAGGAGGGAACCTTAGAAACTACTAAGGCAGCTAGCCTGAATGTTGGATTCACCTTTAATAGTTAACCCTGTGTTGTCAATAGACATGGCTAACTTGAAGTGGTTCCAGTCTCCCTGTCTAAGCTGTTAACAAGGTGAATGTCCTGAGGGTTTTCTCTAGAGCTGAACTCCCAGCAAGCACCTAAATTTAGCCCTAGGGAATTGGATTGGGAGTGGATCCTTGGGAGATAGGGTTTGCCCCTTACAAGGCAGACAAAATGAAGGCTGAATAGGTCCCAAGACTTCCAAAAGAACTTGGAAGTAATTCTGGTCTTAAGGGTTTAAGGGTTCTGTTGCCCTTTATCCAGAATCACCAGGTACATCATAATACAGTCTTTTTACCCTCTTCTGCAATCATGGTCCAATACTCCGATCAGTGAAATCCTGCTACTCTCAGCACTTTTCTGATTTCACTGATTTCTATTTTTAAGTTTAACATAGAAAGAAACTTTCTCCTTACCTTCAGAGTTttccacaggttctttgacctgcatCTCTTATATCTTTCTCCTTTTAaccttctaaaattttttttgtactcTGGCCAAGACTGCTGCCcatctgcctccttctttcctgctttttctcatgcctttttccttgtttcttcttAAACTTACAACCTGCTGCTGCCCTGTCTTTATGGTTCCTTGGAATTAGTTTTGAGGACGTCCTTTCCTGTTTAATCAAACGCCCTTTTGCCCTCCTGACCAGCTCCAAGCTATGTGGGAGGGCTGTTTTGAGGACTAGTTGTAGGTAGTTTTGCCGCCAGGAGACCTGTGTAGTTTAGTGCTTAGGTGACCCACTAATGATCTCAGGTAAATCCTTGAGCCTGGTTCCTTTTCTGCAAAATCGGGGTAACACTGAGCCGCCTTTACCAGACCAAAACAAAGTACGTGAGAGGGTGCTGTGAAAAGTATACTGGGTTATACATATTTAAGGGAATTATCATTAGCTACAGTTGCAGATGCTCTCAtctctgactttttaaaatgacCTAAATTGGGTGACGTGGTAAAGTTATGATCCGTTTATATTCTTCAGTAAAACAGTTGCTGTCCATCCCTTGTTCTAGAGGGTTAAGATTTCAATCATATCCTTATTTTTGCTGCTCAATTCTAGGTGTTAATATTAATCACTTGTTGATTTCCATCTCCATGACTTCACAATCAAATTTTGTATCTCAAagcaagtcctagctaaaatacTATATATTAGAAAATTAAGTTAGCTGGCTTCCTAGTCATGGGAGGAAAGAGCTGTTATCTCGGTGCCTAACATAATCAAGCTGCGTAGGTTCTGGGTCCTTGTTTTAGGTTCAAGGTACTGATTGAAAAGCAATTGGTAGTTAAAGGTACATGGGTTCTATGTGCTGGTAAAGAAGCTGGACATAGGGGCTGGTTTCagtgcaaaatatatttttttttaaatcctaattTGAGTGTTTTAATTTTATCAGAacagtttattatttttaattgcaaAAGCTCTGAACTATCACTGGGAGCCcaagcaaatgacttgcccaaggtcacatgagaaATAGGAATCccagaaaggatttgaacccaggtcctgattccaaagccaatcCTTTTTCTCCTGGGCTCCAGTTTTGCTGTTGGCACCATGTATTCCGTTTTTCCTTAAAAACTCCAATGTAGCTTTTATTTGGATGCTAACATTTCTAAGGTGTTGGACACAAATATTGACAGATGGTGGAAATTGGTGGGTAATGAGCAAACATAAAGTGGAATTAACGGGCATTGATTCTGTCTGCCCAGACTAAGTGTCaattggagaaagaagaagaaaagcattcAATACCAaagttgtgtgtgtatatgttagcGTTATCAATctatcagttaacatttattaagtgccaagtatgcgctaggtgctggagacacagaaagagacaaaagacgggtccctgccctctagaagctcatatttaatgggggaagacaatacggGAATAAGCTTCGTGGATTAACCAGACTGTTCTTTTAAGGACTTGGCATCCCCACCCCCCTGTCGCCCGAGGCTTCGTGTCTCTGGGAAATGAGTCATGTGGAGAATGGAAACCAAAAGGCCAAGGGTAGGAGCATGGTGTTTGTAGGGGCGCCTGTCCCGAGGTGGACCCCGTGCCCTTCTCTCGGCTGTTTCTCCACAGGAAGCTTGGCTGGTCTAGGAATGTTTTCCCCTCTGGTCTAGGAGTGTTTTTCCAAACACAACCATAACATTTTCAAAGGGGTCTGTTTtgagtgtgtgtgggtgggtaggGCGAGGGAGAGTTTGTACTTCGATAGTTCAAAGCTTTCTTCAGTTCCTAACTACTTTTGGGCTAAGTGAAATAACATCTGATGAAATTGGGTTGTAGAAGAGCGGGAGCTAGCATGGCCAGCTTTTTGTACCAGGCTTTGCTCTAATCTGTCAAGCTATGGGCCACCGAGATTCTGGTACAGAACAGCACCCTGAAGCAAGCACCggccttctttctcttcatccgTGCAAAAAACAGCATGGCACATACTTGCAAAGAAACCCTTGCTAGTCCAGAAGCTGGGTGACTGTCACCAGTTTCTACAGGAAAGCACTCAGGCTTTGAGGAAATGAGTGTGTTCTAAAAGCATACCATGgggtaccagccctggagttgggaagacccgagttcaaattcagcctcatgcacttattagctgtgtgaccctgggcaagtcacttcacttctataaaaagagaacaataatggtacctatcttgcagggttgttgtgaggatcagatgagatgaccaTTATAAAGTCACTTAgcgcacagtgtgtggca
This Trichosurus vulpecula isolate mTriVul1 chromosome 2, mTriVul1.pri, whole genome shotgun sequence DNA region includes the following protein-coding sequences:
- the ERRFI1 gene encoding ERBB receptor feedback inhibitor 1, whose product is MSSAGVAAQEIRVPLKTGFLRNGQAMGSLKTCWGSRKGFENNFLNIDPITMAYNLNSTTQQHLTTFGHISKPVPVNGHCFAENCFRTPSQMKSALPPLILSPSEHFGKSEEDHVVCGVKKLSVNGVCAASRSPPLTPVKNGPSLFSSVTPGERGSRPLPPLPISEDFSRDDTDCEVEFITSSDTDFLLEDCSLSVFKYGVPGRRSFRGCGQINYAYFDTPAVEDGRPTSDQRENVQNSTPVLQQSHRKLRRSHSGPAGSFNKPASRLSSHLHRASPNSDEDKPEVPPRVPIPPRPVKPDYRRWSAEVTSSTYSDEDRPPKVPPREPLSRSNSRTPSPKSLPTYLNGVMPPTQSFAPDPKYVSSKALQRQNSEGSASKGPCILPIIENGKKVSSTHYYLLPERPPYLDKYEKFFRESEETSAASAPVQPPSSDCRTAAVTEKLDSKAKVDLEGQGKRKHLSYVVSP